Proteins encoded within one genomic window of Pigmentiphaga sp. H8:
- a CDS encoding tripartite tricarboxylate transporter substrate binding protein, with amino-acid sequence MERTYLAQIARASGLAAATMLGFCGAASGAYPDRPVKIVVPFAAGGPADILGRLVAHGLASRLKATVIVENKPGGGGNIGTAQAARADADGYTLVIGYIGPFAVNPSLYKNPGFDPIKDFSPVALLATSPLVLVTRPGLGADSVAGLIDMARTRKPALTYASGGVGSANHLAGELFKAAAGIDLVHVPYQGIAPATTDLLGGQTDLMFNGISSVLPHIKAGKLQALAVTTSSRLASLPGVKTMEEAGVKPFDVAAWFGLLAPRGTPPAVLDTLERAVRDTMMSDEASQRLAATGLERRLMSQAEFGKFIGSELKVWSAVVRNSGASAD; translated from the coding sequence ATGGAAAGAACATATCTCGCGCAAATAGCGCGGGCGAGCGGCCTCGCCGCGGCCACCATGCTGGGATTCTGCGGCGCCGCCTCAGGCGCCTATCCGGATCGTCCCGTGAAGATCGTCGTACCCTTCGCGGCAGGCGGGCCCGCCGACATCCTGGGCCGCCTGGTCGCCCACGGCCTGGCGAGCCGGCTGAAGGCCACGGTGATCGTGGAAAACAAGCCGGGCGGCGGCGGCAACATCGGCACGGCGCAGGCGGCCCGGGCCGACGCGGATGGCTACACGCTCGTCATCGGCTACATCGGGCCGTTCGCCGTCAATCCCTCGCTGTACAAGAACCCGGGCTTCGATCCGATCAAGGACTTCTCCCCTGTGGCGCTGCTGGCTACCAGCCCGCTGGTCCTGGTAACCCGTCCGGGACTGGGCGCCGACAGCGTTGCCGGGCTGATCGACATGGCCAGGACGCGCAAACCCGCCTTGACGTACGCCTCGGGAGGTGTCGGATCGGCCAACCACCTGGCAGGCGAACTGTTCAAAGCGGCGGCCGGGATCGATCTCGTCCACGTGCCCTACCAGGGGATCGCCCCGGCGACCACGGACCTGCTCGGCGGACAGACCGACCTGATGTTCAACGGCATTTCGTCGGTCCTGCCGCACATCAAGGCTGGCAAGCTGCAGGCGCTGGCCGTGACGACGTCCAGCCGGCTGGCATCCCTGCCCGGCGTCAAGACGATGGAAGAGGCCGGCGTGAAACCGTTCGACGTAGCGGCATGGTTCGGCCTGCTCGCGCCACGCGGCACGCCCCCCGCCGTGCTGGACACCCTGGAGCGCGCGGTGCGCGACACCATGATGTCGGACGAAGCGTCGCAACGCCTGGCCGCGACGGGGCTGGAACGGCGCCTCATGTCGCAGGCGGAATTCGGCAAGTTCATCGGCAGCGAACTGAAAGTATGGTCGGCGGTCGTGCGCAATTCCGGCGCCAGCGCCGACTGA
- a CDS encoding RsmB/NOP family class I SAM-dependent RNA methyltransferase — MTSERSSSSSRSAQGARRPGGQQARPGARRTAPAGTHPVAQRIEQVRSALGEILQWSGPADQVLSRWFRDHPKLGGRDRGVVAEAVYDVLRHLRRYRNVAEGGRGAATRRLAILGLASTLGRDGILPVLDADEADWLRRVSAIDQAALPREIRLSIPDWLSEALAIEPDSDSLLAALNRAAPLDIRVNPMKADRETILAELRAGVAADLAEPTPYSPFGIRLQGRPALTRWGRFEDGSIEVQDEGSQLLALLVAPRRGEMVIDFCAGAGGKTLLLGALMRSTGRLYALDVSHTRLARFKPRLARSGLSNVVPVVIANENDARVKRLARKAHRVLVDAPCSGTGTLRRNPDLKWRQSPESVSDLCALQRSILASAARCVAPGGRLVYATCSILRVENEGQVEAFLAAHPEFELLSAPELLADRAGALSLPGPYLKLRPDVHATDGFFAAVFQRRHGPAAAQAAAVEAEMPEPDAEAAGLDDEIEAPEGEPARDEAGSAKNLGEEGR, encoded by the coding sequence ATGACATCCGAGCGTTCGAGTTCTTCATCCCGGTCGGCGCAGGGCGCCCGGCGTCCCGGCGGCCAGCAGGCCCGGCCCGGCGCGCGGCGCACCGCCCCGGCGGGTACCCATCCCGTCGCGCAGCGCATCGAGCAGGTGCGCTCCGCGCTGGGCGAGATCCTGCAGTGGTCCGGTCCGGCCGACCAGGTGCTGTCCCGCTGGTTCCGCGACCACCCCAAGCTGGGCGGGCGCGATCGCGGCGTGGTGGCCGAGGCGGTCTACGACGTGCTGCGCCACCTGCGGCGCTACCGCAACGTGGCCGAGGGCGGACGGGGCGCCGCCACGCGCCGCCTGGCCATCCTGGGCCTGGCGTCCACGCTGGGCCGGGACGGTATCCTGCCCGTCCTCGACGCCGATGAAGCGGATTGGCTGCGCCGCGTGTCCGCCATCGATCAGGCGGCCCTGCCGCGCGAGATCCGCCTGAGCATTCCCGACTGGCTGTCCGAGGCGCTGGCGATCGAACCGGACAGCGACAGTCTGCTGGCCGCGCTCAATCGCGCCGCGCCGCTGGACATCCGGGTCAATCCGATGAAGGCCGATCGCGAAACCATCCTGGCCGAACTGCGGGCGGGCGTGGCTGCCGATCTGGCCGAGCCGACGCCGTATTCGCCGTTCGGCATCCGGCTGCAGGGCCGGCCGGCGCTGACCCGATGGGGGCGCTTCGAGGACGGCAGCATCGAGGTCCAGGACGAGGGCAGCCAGTTGCTCGCGCTGCTGGTCGCGCCCCGGCGCGGGGAAATGGTCATCGACTTCTGCGCCGGCGCTGGCGGCAAGACGTTGTTGCTGGGGGCGTTGATGCGTTCGACCGGGCGGTTGTACGCCCTGGACGTCTCGCACACGCGCCTGGCGCGCTTCAAGCCCCGCCTGGCGCGCAGCGGCCTGTCCAACGTCGTGCCGGTGGTGATCGCCAACGAGAACGACGCCCGCGTCAAGCGCCTGGCACGCAAGGCGCACCGGGTGCTGGTGGACGCGCCGTGCAGCGGGACCGGGACGCTGCGGCGTAATCCCGACCTCAAATGGCGCCAGAGTCCTGAAAGCGTGTCTGACCTGTGCGCGCTCCAGCGCAGCATCCTGGCATCGGCGGCGCGCTGCGTGGCGCCCGGCGGCCGGCTGGTCTATGCGACCTGCAGCATCCTGCGGGTCGAGAACGAAGGGCAGGTCGAGGCTTTCCTGGCGGCGCATCCCGAGTTCGAATTGCTGTCCGCCCCCGAGCTGCTGGCCGACCGGGCCGGGGCGTTGTCGCTGCCCGGCCCCTATCTGAAGCTGCGTCCCGACGTGCACGCGACCGATGGTTTCTTTGCCGCGGTGTTTCAACGACGCCACGGTCCGGCCGCTGCCCAGGCTGCCGCGGTCGAGGCCGAAATGCCCGAACCGGACGCGGAAGCGGCTGGCCTGGACGACGAAATCGAGGCTCCGGAAGGCGAACCCGCCCGGGACGAGGCCGGATCGGCCAAGAACCTCGGAGAAGAGGGACGATAA
- a CDS encoding LysR family transcriptional regulator yields the protein MHLDLADLRLFIHVAEAPSLTQGARRAHLSLTAASTRIKSLETRLDARLLYRNSRGVELTPAGRRLLEHARQVMRQVDSLKNDFADGGTGTTGHIRIFANTTAVTEFMPEILARFLAGRPGVTVDLQERLTRDIVRGVMDGSTDLGITAGPINAPGLERLHFSTDRLVLAVPTAHPLAARGRVTLDDTLRYPHISLHEGSTMLTFLREQVENRGAGLILRIQVSSFEAICRMVEANVGIGVIPESAARRHRRTMELSIVELDEPWAVRERDLLVRELEALPACVRALVDAVRTYGEQAAAAHAGSAAGSRAKD from the coding sequence GCGGCCAGCACCCGCATCAAGTCGCTGGAAACCCGGCTCGACGCCCGCCTGCTGTACCGGAACAGCCGCGGGGTGGAGCTGACGCCCGCCGGCCGGCGGCTGCTGGAACACGCCCGCCAGGTCATGCGGCAGGTCGATTCCCTGAAGAACGATTTCGCCGACGGCGGCACCGGCACCACCGGCCACATCCGCATCTTCGCCAACACCACCGCGGTCACCGAGTTCATGCCCGAGATCCTGGCGCGCTTCCTGGCCGGCCGGCCCGGCGTGACGGTGGACCTGCAGGAGCGGCTGACCCGCGACATCGTCCGCGGGGTGATGGACGGCTCGACCGACCTCGGCATCACCGCCGGCCCCATCAACGCCCCCGGCCTGGAACGCCTGCACTTCAGCACCGACCGGCTGGTGCTGGCCGTTCCGACCGCCCACCCGCTGGCCGCGCGAGGCCGGGTCACCCTGGACGATACCCTGCGCTACCCCCACATCAGCCTGCACGAGGGCAGCACCATGCTGACCTTCCTGCGGGAACAGGTCGAGAACCGGGGCGCGGGCCTTATCCTGCGCATCCAGGTATCGAGCTTCGAAGCCATTTGCCGGATGGTGGAGGCGAACGTCGGCATAGGCGTGATCCCGGAGTCGGCGGCGCGCCGCCACCGGCGCACCATGGAGCTGTCCATCGTGGAACTGGACGAACCGTGGGCCGTGCGCGAACGCGACCTGCTGGTGCGCGAACTCGAGGCCCTGCCCGCCTGCGTGCGGGCGCTGGTCGATGCCGTCCGGACCTACGGCGAGCAGGCCGCCGCCGCGCATGCGGGAAGCGCCGCAGGTTCGCGCGCGAAGGACTAA
- a CDS encoding fatty acid desaturase: MDFVLSFLSDGLLGASWWQIVAFTLVVTHITILGVTIYLHRSQAHRGLDLHPAIAHFFRFWLWLTTGMVTKEWVAIHRKHHARCEREGDPHSPMVYGIGKVFFQGAELYRDEATNRETMDKFGHGTPNDWVERNVYSRFGWQGVGLMMVIDVALFGAIGLTVWAVQMIWIPFWAAGVVNGIGHFWGYRNYASPDASRNVFPWGIVIGGEELHNNHHAYASSARFSTKWYEFDIGWGYIRALEILRLAKVKKVAPKVRLAHGKPVDLETLQAVITHRYEIMARYADLLKHACRDEIARLKAAKESHLQWKLLRRSKALLHRADDESLTDSHRSALNTLLADHRSLAILVEMRRELAAIWERSSASSEQLLRDLQDWCNRAQQSGIARLEEFSARLRSYAT; the protein is encoded by the coding sequence ATGGATTTTGTGCTTTCGTTCTTGTCCGATGGTCTGCTTGGCGCGTCGTGGTGGCAGATCGTCGCCTTCACGCTGGTAGTCACCCATATCACCATTCTTGGCGTCACGATCTATCTGCACCGCAGCCAGGCGCACCGCGGGCTGGACCTGCATCCGGCCATCGCGCATTTCTTCCGTTTCTGGCTGTGGCTGACCACCGGCATGGTCACCAAGGAATGGGTGGCGATCCACCGCAAGCACCACGCCCGCTGCGAGCGTGAAGGGGATCCCCATTCGCCCATGGTCTACGGTATCGGCAAGGTGTTCTTCCAGGGCGCCGAGCTGTATCGCGACGAGGCGACCAACCGCGAGACGATGGACAAGTTCGGCCATGGCACGCCCAACGACTGGGTCGAGCGCAACGTTTATTCGCGCTTCGGCTGGCAGGGCGTGGGCCTGATGATGGTGATCGACGTCGCGCTGTTCGGCGCGATCGGCCTGACCGTCTGGGCGGTGCAGATGATCTGGATCCCGTTCTGGGCGGCCGGCGTGGTCAACGGCATCGGCCATTTCTGGGGCTATCGCAACTACGCCAGCCCGGATGCCAGCCGCAACGTCTTCCCCTGGGGCATCGTCATCGGCGGCGAGGAACTGCACAACAACCACCACGCCTACGCGTCGTCGGCGCGCTTTTCCACCAAGTGGTACGAGTTCGACATCGGCTGGGGCTATATCCGGGCCCTGGAGATCCTGCGCCTGGCCAAGGTCAAGAAGGTCGCGCCCAAGGTGCGGCTGGCGCACGGCAAGCCGGTCGACCTGGAGACCCTGCAGGCCGTGATCACGCACCGCTACGAGATCATGGCGCGCTATGCCGACCTGCTCAAGCATGCCTGCCGCGACGAAATTGCCCGCCTGAAGGCCGCCAAGGAATCGCACCTGCAGTGGAAGCTGCTGCGGCGCTCCAAGGCCCTCCTGCATCGTGCCGACGACGAATCGCTGACCGATTCGCACCGTTCCGCGTTGAACACCCTGCTGGCCGACCACCGTTCGCTGGCCATCCTGGTCGAGATGCGGCGCGAACTGGCCGCCATCTGGGAACGCTCCAGCGCTTCCAGCGAACAGTTGCTGCGCGACCTGCAGGACTGGTGCAACCGCGCCCAGCAAAGCGGCATCGCACGGCTTGAAGAGTTCTCGGCCAGGCTGCGCAGCTACGCGACCTGA
- a CDS encoding 2-hydroxychromene-2-carboxylate isomerase, with product MAVNPPIDLYWSFRSPYSYLVLPRVEALAREHGVHCNVKIVYPLAIRYPEHFSRQHALARPYFLADSARVAAFLGMPFRRPVPDPIVQEPRTLEIAHDQPYIRRLTLLGIEARRRGKALPFIVQVSRLLWDGSVDGWDRGDHLAQAARRAGLDLADMERAIAANPQTHEETVQANQRDQHSAGHWGVPLFVFQDEPFFGQDRFDLLVWRLAQHGLVPVA from the coding sequence ATGGCCGTCAACCCACCCATCGACCTGTACTGGTCGTTCCGCAGTCCCTACAGCTACCTGGTACTGCCACGCGTCGAAGCGCTGGCGCGCGAGCACGGCGTGCACTGCAACGTCAAGATCGTCTACCCGCTAGCCATCCGCTATCCGGAGCACTTCAGCAGACAACACGCACTGGCGCGTCCGTACTTTCTCGCCGACTCGGCACGCGTCGCGGCTTTCCTTGGCATGCCATTCCGCCGCCCGGTGCCCGATCCGATCGTGCAGGAGCCACGCACGCTCGAGATCGCGCACGATCAGCCCTACATCCGGCGCCTGACCCTCCTAGGCATCGAGGCACGGCGGCGTGGCAAGGCGCTGCCCTTCATCGTGCAGGTAAGCCGGCTGCTGTGGGACGGCAGCGTCGATGGCTGGGACCGGGGCGACCATCTCGCTCAGGCAGCGCGGCGGGCGGGCCTGGACCTGGCCGATATGGAGCGGGCCATTGCCGCCAATCCGCAAACGCACGAAGAGACCGTACAGGCGAACCAGCGTGACCAGCACTCGGCGGGACACTGGGGCGTGCCGCTGTTCGTCTTCCAGGACGAACCCTTCTTCGGCCAAGACCGCTTCGATCTGCTGGTATGGCGCCTTGCCCAACACGGCCTCGTTCCGGTGGCCTGA
- the purN gene encoding phosphoribosylglycinamide formyltransferase, producing the protein MKASHFSPARRCRFVILISGRGSNMQSITQACRDQGWPAEVAAVIANREQASGLEWAAGQGIPTRVVPHRDHPDRASFDAALAREIDAFEPDYVLLAGFMRILTDDFVRHYAGRLVNIHPSLLPLFPGLATHRQALEAGVRVHGCTVHFVTPVLDHGPVIAQGVVPVRAGDTEDTLAERVLSIEHVVYPAVASWLAHGRVGLEDGRVTVDGVADRVFGLAPQAAVSRGDEA; encoded by the coding sequence GTGAAAGCCTCTCATTTTTCCCCGGCCCGCCGGTGCCGTTTCGTCATCCTGATTTCCGGCCGCGGCAGCAACATGCAATCCATCACGCAGGCCTGCCGCGACCAGGGCTGGCCCGCCGAAGTGGCCGCCGTGATCGCCAACCGCGAACAGGCCTCCGGCCTTGAATGGGCCGCCGGGCAGGGTATCCCCACCCGGGTAGTGCCCCATCGCGACCATCCCGACCGTGCCTCGTTCGACGCCGCGCTGGCGCGCGAGATCGATGCCTTCGAACCCGACTACGTGTTGCTGGCCGGTTTCATGCGCATTCTCACCGACGATTTCGTGCGGCATTATGCCGGCAGGCTGGTCAATATCCATCCGTCGCTGCTGCCGCTGTTTCCCGGCCTGGCCACCCACCGGCAGGCCCTGGAGGCGGGGGTGCGGGTCCACGGCTGCACCGTGCATTTCGTCACGCCGGTGCTGGACCATGGTCCCGTGATCGCCCAGGGCGTGGTGCCGGTGCGCGCAGGCGACACCGAGGACACCCTGGCTGAACGCGTGCTGTCCATCGAACACGTGGTCTATCCGGCCGTGGCGTCCTGGCTGGCGCACGGGCGGGTAGGGCTGGAAGACGGCAGGGTCACGGTGGACGGCGTGGCCGACCGCGTGTTCGGCCTGGCGCCGCAGGCGGCGGTTTCGCGGGGAGACGAGGCATGA
- a CDS encoding NAD-dependent succinate-semialdehyde dehydrogenase: MLTDNQNAASAFDRLGQLIDGQWVGGGRHGETVVNPATGDSLGRLPHASPDELGRAVAAAERAFGAWSATPALARRQVLLRAARLLEERSATIARTLTLEQGKPLAEAQAELTTAIEVFEWYAEETRRLYGRIIPARALDVTQAVHHEPVGPVAAFTPWNFPALTPARKIAGALAAGCTLVIKPSEETPATALELARACVDAGLPPGVLNVVFGAPAEISEFLVRSSPIRKITFTGSIPVGKHLAQLAASNGLKRCTLELGGHAPVLVFDDADVERAAQVSAAGRFRNAGQVCVAPSRFYVHRSVAERFAAEMAKAARALVLGNGLDTATTMGPLANPRRLAAMKHYVQDALQAGGRLETGGRQPDRPGFFFEPTVLSGMPDHAAAMRDETFGPIAPVTTFDTLDEALARANGLPYGLAAYAFTESPRTAAAVSRGLSAGMVGINHLAISIAEAPFGGVRESGYGSEGGTEGLSAYLTPKFVTQLAT; this comes from the coding sequence ATGCTTACAGACAACCAGAACGCGGCATCCGCCTTCGATCGCCTGGGCCAGCTCATCGACGGCCAGTGGGTCGGCGGCGGCCGCCATGGCGAAACCGTCGTGAACCCGGCGACCGGCGACAGCCTGGGGCGCTTGCCGCATGCCTCGCCCGACGAGCTGGGGCGGGCCGTCGCGGCGGCGGAACGGGCCTTCGGCGCCTGGTCGGCCACGCCGGCCCTCGCCCGGCGGCAGGTGCTACTGCGGGCAGCCCGGCTGCTGGAGGAGCGCAGCGCCACGATCGCCCGCACGCTCACGCTCGAACAAGGCAAGCCACTGGCCGAGGCCCAGGCCGAGCTGACGACGGCAATCGAAGTTTTCGAATGGTATGCCGAGGAAACGCGGCGCCTGTATGGACGGATCATTCCCGCACGGGCCCTGGACGTGACCCAGGCAGTGCATCACGAACCGGTCGGCCCCGTGGCGGCATTCACGCCGTGGAATTTCCCTGCACTGACGCCTGCCCGCAAGATCGCCGGCGCGCTGGCCGCTGGCTGCACACTGGTCATCAAGCCGTCGGAAGAAACACCGGCGACCGCGCTCGAACTGGCGCGCGCCTGCGTCGACGCCGGCCTGCCTCCCGGCGTGCTGAACGTGGTCTTCGGCGCGCCGGCCGAGATATCGGAATTCCTCGTCCGCAGTTCGCCCATACGCAAGATCACGTTCACCGGATCGATACCGGTGGGCAAGCACCTGGCACAACTCGCGGCCTCGAACGGACTGAAACGCTGCACGCTCGAGCTTGGCGGCCATGCCCCGGTCCTGGTCTTCGACGACGCCGATGTCGAGCGCGCCGCGCAGGTCAGCGCCGCCGGACGATTCCGGAATGCGGGCCAGGTATGCGTGGCGCCGTCGCGGTTCTACGTCCATCGTAGCGTGGCCGAACGCTTCGCCGCCGAGATGGCCAAGGCCGCCCGGGCCCTCGTATTGGGCAACGGACTGGATACCGCCACGACGATGGGGCCACTGGCCAACCCGCGCCGACTGGCGGCGATGAAGCACTACGTACAGGATGCGTTGCAGGCCGGAGGCCGCCTGGAAACAGGAGGACGGCAACCCGATCGGCCAGGCTTTTTCTTCGAACCCACCGTGCTGAGCGGAATGCCGGACCACGCGGCAGCGATGCGCGACGAAACATTCGGTCCGATCGCTCCGGTGACGACGTTCGATACGCTGGACGAGGCGCTTGCCCGTGCCAACGGCCTGCCGTACGGCCTCGCGGCATATGCCTTCACGGAATCGCCACGTACCGCGGCGGCAGTATCGCGCGGCCTGTCGGCCGGCATGGTCGGCATCAACCATCTGGCGATTTCGATCGCTGAAGCTCCGTTCGGCGGTGTCCGCGAAAGCGGCTACGGCTCGGAAGGGGGAACCGAAGGCTTGTCCGCCTACCTGACCCCGAAGTTCGTCACGCAACTGGCCACATGA
- a CDS encoding DHA2 family efflux MFS transporter permease subunit, translated as MGHATSRQGSYRIIALIVASAFFMEQLDSTIISTALPAMAQSLGTDPVRMNFAMTAYLLSLAAFIPISGKIADRFGTRNTFRGAITLFVVSSVLCGLAQNLPWLIGARLLQGASGAMMVPVGRLVLLRTVEKSQLVSAMSWVLFPAMIGPAVGPLIGGFLTTYLSWHWIFFINVPIGLAGIALATTYIPDIRSDAPPSSFDYLGFILAAATLACLIVGLEGLGHGGPSPTALLLLAAAAACALAYAWHSRRHADPVLDFSLMRIATFRVAMRGGFLYRVAYGSFPFLMPLMLQLGFGLSAAESGAITFAGAVGGLVMKAISVRFLRAFGYRKVMIWNGLLSAVLLGLCGAFRPEWPLAAIYLLLLLGGLARSLQFNAYGTIVYADVPQPRMSAATSLASTNQQMTAALGIGLAALVLDTSMHALGHAAVQLTDFTMAFAAMGLLGVLAVTQCRELPANAGAELSGYRRRDGEPARR; from the coding sequence ATGGGCCATGCCACGTCCCGCCAGGGCAGCTACCGGATCATCGCGCTGATCGTCGCCAGCGCGTTCTTCATGGAGCAACTGGACTCCACCATCATCTCGACCGCGCTGCCGGCCATGGCGCAGTCGCTGGGCACGGATCCGGTCCGCATGAACTTCGCCATGACCGCCTACCTGCTGAGCCTGGCGGCCTTCATTCCCATCAGCGGCAAGATCGCCGACCGCTTCGGCACGCGCAACACCTTCCGCGGCGCGATCACGCTGTTCGTCGTCAGTTCCGTGCTGTGCGGCCTCGCGCAGAACCTGCCGTGGCTGATCGGCGCGCGGCTGTTGCAGGGCGCCAGCGGCGCGATGATGGTGCCGGTGGGCCGGCTGGTGCTGCTGCGCACGGTGGAGAAATCCCAGCTGGTCTCGGCCATGTCCTGGGTGCTGTTTCCCGCGATGATCGGCCCCGCCGTCGGCCCCCTGATCGGCGGCTTCCTGACCACCTACCTGTCCTGGCACTGGATCTTCTTCATCAACGTGCCCATCGGGCTGGCCGGCATCGCGCTGGCCACCACCTACATCCCCGACATCCGCAGCGACGCGCCGCCCTCGTCGTTCGACTACCTGGGCTTCATCCTGGCGGCCGCGACCCTGGCCTGCCTGATCGTCGGGCTGGAAGGACTGGGCCACGGCGGACCGTCCCCGACCGCGCTGCTCCTGCTGGCCGCCGCGGCCGCCTGCGCGCTGGCCTACGCCTGGCACAGCCGCCGCCATGCCGACCCGGTGCTGGACTTCAGCCTGATGCGCATCGCCACATTTCGCGTGGCGATGCGCGGCGGCTTCCTGTACCGGGTGGCCTACGGCTCCTTCCCCTTCCTGATGCCGCTGATGCTGCAACTGGGCTTCGGCCTGTCGGCCGCCGAGAGCGGCGCCATCACCTTCGCCGGCGCCGTGGGCGGCCTGGTGATGAAGGCTATCTCGGTGCGCTTCCTGCGAGCCTTCGGCTACCGGAAGGTAATGATCTGGAACGGCCTGCTGTCGGCGGTGCTGCTGGGCCTGTGCGGCGCCTTCCGGCCGGAATGGCCGCTGGCGGCGATCTACCTGCTGCTGCTCCTGGGCGGCCTGGCGCGCTCGCTGCAGTTCAACGCCTACGGCACCATCGTCTATGCCGACGTGCCGCAGCCCCGCATGAGCGCGGCGACCAGCCTGGCCAGCACCAACCAGCAGATGACGGCGGCGCTGGGCATCGGCCTGGCCGCTCTGGTGCTGGACACCTCCATGCATGCGCTGGGCCATGCGGCGGTGCAGTTGACGGACTTCACCATGGCCTTCGCCGCCATGGGTCTGCTGGGCGTGCTGGCCGTCACCCAATGCCGCGAACTGCCGGCCAACGCCGGCGCCGAACTGAGCGGCTACCGCCGCCGGGACGGCGAACCGGCCCGTCGCTGA
- a CDS encoding LysR substrate-binding domain-containing protein produces MAPSPHPHWLLRSRLKMRQILLLATLGDLGNLRRAAAQLGMTQPAATKLLHELESAMGVSLFERSRRGMTPTLYGDAMIRHARGLLADLDAARDELDALAAGAAGTLTVGTMTSTSSELVPRAVAALLERHPGVRVSLVEGVHDMLMAALARGELDLVLGRVMGGAAMDDLDLELLYEDEFLVVCGSRHPLLKAREIRLADLTDQRWILPHASAPLRQRLDILFMEQAGARPRHAVESVSLLTNLALLQESATLAVMPADIVRQFSGTGLVRALPVSLPGLFGPVALITRAERRRSPVVEAFIDDLRRLAARSDRRLPQTTGRRRAR; encoded by the coding sequence ATGGCTCCCTCTCCACATCCCCACTGGCTGCTGCGCAGCCGGCTCAAGATGCGCCAGATCCTGCTGCTTGCCACGCTGGGCGACCTCGGGAACTTGCGCCGTGCCGCGGCTCAACTGGGCATGACCCAGCCGGCCGCCACCAAGCTGCTACATGAATTGGAATCCGCAATGGGTGTCTCGCTCTTCGAGCGTTCGAGGCGGGGCATGACGCCTACCCTCTACGGCGATGCCATGATCCGGCATGCACGTGGCCTGCTTGCAGATCTCGATGCCGCTCGCGACGAACTGGACGCGCTTGCCGCAGGCGCGGCGGGTACCCTTACTGTCGGCACCATGACGTCCACCTCGTCCGAACTCGTGCCGCGCGCCGTGGCCGCGCTGCTCGAGCGGCACCCCGGCGTGCGGGTATCGCTCGTCGAGGGCGTCCACGACATGTTGATGGCGGCGCTCGCGCGAGGCGAGCTCGACCTGGTGCTGGGGCGGGTCATGGGCGGGGCCGCGATGGACGATCTCGATCTCGAACTGCTCTACGAGGACGAGTTCCTGGTCGTCTGCGGCTCGCGTCATCCGCTTCTGAAGGCGCGCGAGATACGGCTCGCCGACCTGACCGACCAGCGCTGGATCCTCCCGCATGCCAGTGCGCCGCTGCGCCAGCGGCTGGACATCCTGTTCATGGAGCAGGCGGGCGCGCGTCCGCGCCATGCTGTCGAATCCGTTTCGCTCCTGACCAACCTCGCGCTCTTGCAGGAAAGCGCGACGCTCGCGGTCATGCCGGCTGATATCGTCAGACAGTTCTCGGGCACCGGGCTGGTGCGGGCTTTGCCCGTTTCGCTGCCTGGGTTGTTCGGTCCGGTGGCGCTCATCACCCGCGCCGAGAGGCGGCGCTCGCCGGTGGTCGAGGCCTTCATCGACGACTTGAGGCGGCTGGCGGCCCGTTCGGATCGCCGTCTGCCGCAAACCACCGGCCGCCGCCGGGCCCGATGA